The DNA window ACCGCTCGTGTTGTGCGGCTCCGCGGAGGCGTTCAGCTCCTGCAACAGTTTGAGAAGCTGTCGGTCGGGTTGCTGGTCGAGTACCGGCGCCGGATGGCCGTCGAGGACGGAGTGGTTCTGGGGATCCCCGAATTTCTGCCGGGAGAGACCCGAAACACTATTTCGATGACCCTGCAGTTCTTCCATTAGCGACGACGCACAATCAGTGTCCTCAACACAGCCACATTTCCCTGTATGAAAATACGCCGTTGTTGTCTGGCTGTACTCTCGCTCCTACTGCTCGCCTGCGGCGATACTCTTGAAGAGTCACAGGAACGCAGCCAGGCTGCTGCTGACTCAGCCCGTCAGACGTTGGACGCGGCCGATGACCAGGAACAAGACGTTCTCATCACGGCGGATTCGATGAGGGGCTTCTCGCAGGAGGTCTTCAATAAATGGAAAAAGGAAGAGGAGGCGGCGTTCTCTCATCTTGTTCGCGTCACGAGTCTAGATAGCCTCAAACAGTACGTTGAGGTTCAGTGGAAGGGGGACAAAGAGCCGCCTCCCAGTGCTGTGTTCGACGGGCGCAAGTATTACGTCGATCCGGACAAGAAGGGCTTTTTCGTACAGGTGCACACGGTCGAAGATGCTCCTTGATGGGCCACTATCTACCGGAGGGCTTCGGCCGTACCCGATCGGGCACAGATGTCCCGGCGCGGAACGACATTCCCTTCTAGTCACGGGCAATCGATGATGAACAAGTACAACTGATGCGCGACGGTCTACTTCTGGGGGGTACGCTACTGGTCCTGATCGCGGTTGTGATCTGGGATTTCCGTTCGTCTCCCGATCTCAGTGATCCCGAGTCGCTTCGGAAGGTGTACACCTCCGATCCGTCCGACTGGCCCGAGCCCACGGTCGAGGACTCCATCCAGTGGAAGGCGTTGGGGGCTCTTCCCGACTCCCCGTACCGGAACGTCGACAGCTTGGAGAGCCTGACGACCCTCGGGAAGAAGCTCTTTTTCGACCCGCGCCTCTCCTCGTCCAACCAGATCAGCTGTTCGTCGTGTCACGATCCGGCCCGGGGGTGGTCCAACGCGCGGCCCACGGCGGTGGGGCACGACCACCAAACTGGCAAGCGCAACGTCCCCAGTCTGCTTAACATCTGGGCGATGGATCCGCTTTTCTGGGACGGGCGCGAGGACAGCCTGGCTGCCCAATACATCCACGCCGTTTCGGATTCGATCGAGATGAACCAGGACCCGGACGCGCTCCCCGGCAAGCTGGCGGCAATTCCGGGCTACAATGCACTGTTTGCCCGGGCGTTTGCGGACTCGTCGGTCACGCTCGGGCGCATCGGGCGGGCCCTCGCGCAGTTCCAGCGGACCATCGTGAGTCGGGAGAGCGACTTCGACCGGTTCGTTCAAGGAGAGGAGCAGGCGCTTTCGGACGAGGCCCTGCGAGGCCTGCACCTGTTCCGGACGAAGGCCCGTTGTATGAACTGTCATCACGGCCGCCGTTTTACGGACCAGAAATTCCACAACCTCGGTCTTCACTACTACGGACGGAAGCGAGAAGACCTCGGGCGGTATAACGTGACCGGCGATCCGGATGACATGGGGAAATTCCGCACGCCGTCGTTGCGGGACGTCGCCTACACCGGGCCGTGGTTTCACAACGGGCTCGTCAACGACTTGGAGCACGCCATCAACATGTACGAGCACGGCATGGCGCGCCCTGAGCCCCGGCCCGGTATGGAGGACGATCCCCACTATCCGGTGACCTCTCCCCTTCTAAAAGAACTCGACTTGACGAGGGCGGAAACGGACGCCCTCGTCGCCTTTCTCCACTCCATCTCCGAGCGGCCCCGTCGCGTGCGGCGCCCTGAACTCCCCCAGTAGGCAGTCAGTGCCCCGGACATCCTGGGCTGTGCCCGTGAGGCATCTCGTGGGCCGGGACCGGGTGGGTCGAGCGGAAAACGGGTGCTGATCCGTTCAGTCGGATGCTGGCGGCCACGGCCATGAGGGCCGGTTCCCGGCCGGGAGCGCAACGTCTCGTTTTGAGAGCGGGACCGGTCGGCGGCGCCCCTCGAAGGCCCAGACACGACCAGGCCGATTCGGAGTGGGGACGTGAGGGCCACCGCTTGTTGGTTTGTCTCCGGTCTGGTTACCTTCAAATCGGAAAACAAAACACGGCGTCTCGTGTCTGCCACACACAATTCTCGTCCCTCAATGTCGCGTGTCCGCTCGTGGATACTGGTTGTCGGGGTCCTCGTGGGGGCCGTAGGGGGCTGCGCAGAGCCCCAAGATGGGAGGGGCCCCGCGACGGCCGACTCCATTGCCGCCACGGCCCCGGGGACGGACGTGGTGGGGGCGCCGCTCGACGCATCCGGGGACACGCTCCGCATGGGCAGGCCGACGCCCGTCACCACGCGGCCCGGCTACGACAACCAGCCGGCCTTTCTGCCTGACGGAAGTGGGCTCGTGTGGACGGCCATCCACGACGGACAGGCGGACGTGTACCGCAAGATTGAAGACGAAGGAGGGCCCGCGCCGGTGACCGACACCCCCGAGAGCGAGTTTTCACCCACGCCCCGGCCCGGCGGCGCCCTGACGCTCGTCCGCGTCGAGGCCGACGGGCGGCAGCGCCTCTGGCGGTATCGGGCCGACGGCACCCCGGACGCTCCCGTTCTGCCCGACGCCGACTCGGTGGGCTACCACGCCTGGCTCGACAGCAGCCGCGTGGCGCTGTTCGTCCTCGGCGCCCCGCCGACGCTCCACGTAGCCAACGTGAAGAGCGGCACCGATACGGTCGTGGCCCGCCGCATCGGCCGCTCGCTCCAGTCGGTGCCCGGGCGGGCGGACGTGAGCTTCGTCCAGGTGGGGCCCGACTCGTCGGTTGCGATTCACCGGCTCGACGGCGCCTCCCTCACCACGCGTCGGCTGACGGAGGCGCCCACGAATGCCCCGACCGGCGACCACGCCTGGACGCCGGGTGGACACCTCCTGATGACGACCGAAGACTCGCTCGTGGCATGGCGCCGCGGCAGGGCAGACTGGCGCCCGGTGGCTGCGCTGGACACGATGGACGTTTCGCGTCTCGCCGTGTCGCCGTCCGGCGACCGGCTGGCGATGGTCGCCGCAGAGTAGGGAGGCGGGGCGCGGGGCCGACGAGAGGTTCGATCCGGGCCGAGTGTGCCCGACGCGGCCAACGGCGCTCCCGGAGCCCGGCGGCACTGGGGCTGGACGGCCCCCCCCTCACCGTCCACGTGCGCACTTCGCGGCAGACCCGGCCCAGAGGGCCGACAGGTCAGGGCGCAACTCCATCTGGAGTCAGCCGTAGAGGCGACCTGACACGCACGCCGCTTCCATCACCAGAAGACCCCGCGTCCATGCGAAGCAAAGGCGCCATCACCCTCGTCGTCCTCGTGGTCGTCCTCGGCTTCGTCGGCTGCGGGGCCACGAGCTCGTACAACAGCCTCGTCCAGAGCGACGAGCAGGTGCGGGAGGCGTGGTCCAACCTGCAGGCGACCTACCAGCGGCGGGCCGACCTCATCCCCAACCTCGTGGAGACGGTGCAGGGCGCCGCCGATTTTGAGCAGGAGACGCTGCAGTCGGTGACGGAGGCGCGGGCGAAGGCCACCTCCGTCCAGGTCAGCGCCGAGGACCTCGACAACCCCCAGCGGCTCCGGCAATTCCAGGAGGCCCAGTCGGCCCTCGGCAAATCGCTCGGGCGGCTGCTGGCCGTCTCCGAGAACTACCCGAAGCTGCAGGCCACGCAGAGCTTTAGCGACCTGCAGGCCCAGCTGGAGGGCACGGAGAACCGCATCACGGTGGCGCGGCGCGACTACAACAGCACCGTGCGCCGGTACAACACGCAGGTGCGCTCCTTCCCGACCGTGGTGTTTGCGAGCCTCATGGGCTTTAAGCCGAAAACGCCGTTCGAGGCGGAGGCGGGGGCCGAGGAGGCGCCGGACGTGGACTTCGGCAGCGATTCGTAGCGCGTGAGGCCTGAAGGGCGCCCAATCGGCATTTGCACCCCGTCTCGATTCCAAACCGAATGCAGCGTTCCGCCGTGCTTTCGCGTTTCCGCTCCGTCCTGCTGCTCGGCGCCGCGCTGAGCCTCTTCGCGGCGGCCCTTGCGCCGACGGCCGCGGCCCAGCGCTACGACTTTCCGCCGAAGCCGAGCGGGCCGGTGCTGGACCAGGGCAGTATGCTCTCCGGCGGGGAGGAGCGGGCGCTGGCCCGCAAGCTGGCGGCGTACGAGGACACCTCGTCGACCGCCGTGGTGGTGGTAACCCTCTCCTCCCTCGACGGCGCGCCCGTGGACGACTACGCCATCTCGCTGGGGCGCGACTGGGGCGTGGGGCAGGAGGGGAAGGACAACGGCGTGGTGGTGCTCGTCTCGAAGAACGACCGCAAGATGTTCATCGCCACGGGCTACGGCGTGGAGGGGGCCCTCCCGGATGCCATCGCCAACCGGATTGTGGAGCGCGTCATCACCCCCGCGTTCCGGAACGGGGACTTCTACGCCGGGCTCGATCGGGGCACCGACGCCATCATCCGGGCCACCGCAGGGGAGTACACCGCCACGGAGGAGGCCGTTGCGTCGTCCTCCGACGACGGCGGGGTCTCGACGACGCTCATCTACATCTTCCTGATCTTTGCCTACTTCATTGGCAGCTCGCTCTGGCGCGGGGGCGGGGGCAACAAGAAAGGAGCGAAGACGTCGACCCGCCGCCGCGGCGACCTGCCGATCTTCATCTGGGGCGGCGGGGGCTCGCACGGCGGAGGCGGCTTCGGAGGGGGCGGCGGCGTTGGCGGCGGGGGCGGCTTCGGCGGCTTTGGGGGCGGGAGCTTTGGCGGGGGCGGCGCTGGGGGATCGTGGTGAGGCGTGAACCGTGATCCGTGACCCCTTTCCCTCACGCATCACTCTTCACGCCCCACTCTTCACGCATCACGCCGTCCCTCCACCTGCCCGTCCGGTTGGGAAACGCTACATTCGACACACGCCACCGCACAGCTTTGACCATGAGTGCCGACCGCCTGGAGCAACTGAAAACCTTCCACGAGGAAGACCCCGAGGACCCGTTTACGCGGTACGCCCTCGCGCAGGAGCACCTGAAACACGACAACGCCTCGCGGGCCCTCGCCCTGTTTGAGGAGCTCGTGGAGACGGACCCCGACTACGTGGGCACGTACTACCACCTCGGCAAGCTCTACGAGCGCCTCGACCGCACCGACGATGCGATCGACACGTACGCGCAGGGCATCGAGGTGGCCCGCGAGGAGGGCACCCAGAAAGACCTGTCGGAGCTCCAGGACGCGAAGCTGAAGGCCGAAGGCGTTGGCTTTGACTGACCGTCCCGCCCGCCGATGCGCAGCGCTGTTCTCATGTTGGGCGTTCTGCTGACCCTGGCCGGCACGGCGCCGGCCGGCCACGCCCAGGCCCCGTCCGACTCGACCTACACGGTCCGGTCCGGCGACACGCTGTACAGCATCGCCCAGCAAGCGGGCGTGTCGGTGGCGGCCCTGCAGCGATGGAATGACCTGGAGGGCACGGCGCTACAGATTGGGCAGACGCTCCGCCTCCGGCCGCCCCGACCCGAGGACAGAACAGAAGCATCCGTCGACACGACCGAGGCCCGGCCGGATTCCACCGCCGCGGACTCGCCTCTCCCAGACACTGCCGTTTCCGATACTGCCGTTTCCGACACCGTCGTCTCGGACACCACCGTCTCGGACACGGTGGCTGTGGGCACGTCCGATCCAGACAGCCCCGCGGTGGACTCCGTGACGGCCCCGCCGGTGTACGGGCGGCACGTGGCGGCGGACGGCGACTCGTTCGTGACCCTCGCGCTTCGCCTCGGCACCACGGCGGACACGCTTTCCGCCCTGAACGACCGCACGGCGGCCCCCCTCGCGGCGGGAGAGACGCTCCGCCTTCCCAAGCGGTTCGCGCCGCCGGCCCACGTGGTGGCGTCCGGGGAGACCCTCTACAGCATTGCGGGAGAGTATGGGGTGAGCGCCCGGGCCCTCCGGACGGCCAACGGCCTCGACACGACCGCGCTGGAGCCGGGGCGACGCCTTCGCCTGCCGGGCCGGGAGGCCCCCGAAGTGCCGCCCCCCGGCGACTGGGCCGCGCCCGACTCGACGGGGGCCGTCGCCGTCTACCCGGACGCGTTCGCCGGGCGCCTCACGGCCAGCGGCACGCCGTACGATCCCGACGCCCTCGTGGTGAGTCATCCGTCGCTCCCGTACAACTCCGTCGTGCTCCTCTCCCGCCCGGACGTAGGCCGCCACACCTTTGCCCGCGTCCTCGACCGGGGGCCGATTGAGGCGGGGACGCTGCTCGACGTGTCGGCGGCCGTGGCGGACCGGCTCGGCCTCGATGCCGACGCGACGCCGACCGTAGAGCTGCGGACGGTGTGGATCGGGGACCAGAAGTAACAGAGAGAAGGGCCGACGCGTCCGTCCTGCACAGGGAGTGAGGGGAAATGCCGGGTCGGAGGACGTATTGCGCAGGGCGTATTGTGGAGTGCGGAAATCAGCAATCAGTATCGCCCTACGCAATACGAAATACGGATATCTCTCACCACACTCGGTCCCCATGCCCTCCTGGCACGCATATCACCGAGCCACCCGCTCGGCCACATACGGCTTCCTCAGCGCCCTGCCGCTCTTTGTGCTCTACGAGACGATGATTGTGCTCGTGAACCTCGACGCCACGCGGCCGGTGCGGGTGGAGGCGGGCGTGTGGATCAAGGAGCTGCTCATGATGACCGGGGCGTCCGGCGGGCTGGGCCTCGCGTTGCTCGTGGCGGGGGGCGGTGGGGCCGCCTACCTGCTGGATCGGCACCGCGACATTCCGCTGCGGTCGCGCTACTTTGTCGGGCTTGTGGGCGAGAGCGCGGCGTACGCGGTCGGCGTGGCCCTCGTCGTCTCGTCGGCCGTCGGGGCCCTCTTCGCCGCGATCCCGCCCGCCGACGGGGCGCTCTGGACGCAGTTGGCCCTCTCCATCGGCGCGGGCCTCTACGAAGAGCTGGTCTTCCGGGTGCTGCTCGTGGGGGGGCTCTTCCTCCTTTTTCGGGCCCTGATGGAGACATCGACCCGGGTGTACCTGGTGGCGGCCCTTCTCGGGGCGGCGCTCTTCAGCGGGGCGCACTACGTAGGTCCCCTGGGCGACCCATTTGCGCTGCCGTCGTTTGTCTTTCGGTTCCTCTTCGGCCTAGCCCTCAACGCCCTCTTCCTCGCCCGTGGCTTCGGCGTCGCCGCCTGGACCCACGCGCTCTACGACGTGATGGTGGTGATGGGGATGCTTGGGTAGTGCGCATTTCGTGGTGCGTATTGCGTGATCAATGACGAAACCGCTCCGCGATACGAAACACGCAATACGCATTACAAGAACGTCTGACATCCCGGCAGGGGTGAGGACCGCGGCACGGCCCTTGTGCATACAAAACGACGGCGTTCACCACACTACAAATGCTCCCATAGCGATCCAGATCTAGTATGAACACCTTCCGCACCACCGCGCTCATGGCGGTCATGATTGTGCTCTTTGCCCTCATCGGGCAGGCACTCGGGGGCACGGGCGGCATGCTGCTCGCCTTCCTGATTGCCGTGGGCATGAACGGCGTGAGCTACTGGTACAGCAGCTCCATCGTGCTCCGCATGTACGGGGCCGAAGAGGTGAGCCGCGCCGAGGCGCCGGAGCTGCACGACCTCGTGGATCGCCTGCGACGGCGGGCCGACCTGCCGATGCCGAAGGTCTGCATCATCCCGCAGGACCAGCCCAACGCCTTCGCTACCGGCCGCAACCCCGACAACGCCGTGGTGGCGGTAACGAAGGGCATCATGGACGTGCTCGACCGCGACGAACTGGCGGGCGTGATTGCCCACGAGCTGGCCCACATCAAGAACCGCGACATGCTGACGTCCACCGTCGCCGCGACGCTGGCCGGGGCGATTACGATGCTGTCCCGGTTCGCCCTCTTCTTCGGCGGCCGCGACAACAATTTCCTCGTGTCGCTCCTCATGATGATCCTCGCCCCGATGGCGGCGATGCTCATCCAGTCGGCGATCTCTCGCAGCCGCGAGTACGCCGCCGACCGAGAGGGGGCCGAGATCGCGAAAAATCCCCTCGGCCTCGCCAGTGCCCTGCGCAGCATGGAGCGGGCCGCGGAGCACCGGCCCATGCCGGCCAATCAGACGACCTCGCACATGTTCATCGTGAACCCCTTCAGCGGCGGCCTGAGTGGCATCAAGCGGCTCTTCTCCACCCACCCGCCCACGGAGGAGCGCATCGCCCGCCTCGAAGAAATGGCCGGTCGCGCCCAGTGAACCCATGATCCAGAACCGACTCGCCGTGTTTGGGGGCGGGCTCTTCGCGTTCTTCCTGGCCGCGGGCGCCCTGCTCCTGTATCTCTTTGGCACAGACACGTACACCGTCGACGGCCGCGTGGCCGGCATCCAGAACGAGGGGCGCACCCTCGTGGTGGAGCACGAGAAGATTCCCGGGTACATGCCGCCGATGATCATGCCCCTGCCGGTGGCGGACTCCAGCATGACCGCCCCGCTGGAAAAGGGGGATGCGGTCCAGTTTCGGCTCGCCGTCGGCGACAGTGCGAGCATCATCGCCCTCCGGACCCTCCCGGACACGGCGGTGGCCCGGAATCCGGCCCGCACGACCACGCCGATCAAGTCGGCCGCCGACGGGGGGACGCAGATGCTTCAGCAAGGGGACCGCGTCCCGGCGGGCCTCACGCTCACGAACCAGGCCGGCGAGTCCTTCCGGATCGGCGACTACCGCGGGCAGACGCTCGTCCTGACCTTCATCTATACCCGCTGCCCGCTGCCGACCTACTGCCCCCTCATGTCGAAGCAGTTTGCCGCCCTGCAGCCGCAGCTCCGCGAGCGGTACGGGGAGGAGGCCCAGCTGTTGTCGATCAGCTTCGACCCGGCCTACGACACGCCGCAGGTGCTCCGCGAGTACGCGTCGAAGTACACGGATCGGCTCGACACCTGGACCTTTGCCACCGGCGATTCGAGCCAGGTCGAACGGGCCACCGGCCTCTTCGGCGTGCATGCCCAGAAAACGGGCAGTGAGGAGATCACCCACAACCTCACGACGGCCCTGATTGGGTCGGAGGGGCACGTGCGGCGCCTCTGGCGCGGCAACGACTGGACGCCAGAGGACGTGCGGCAGGCCGTCGCGCAGGTGGCCGAGGCGTCCTGATCAGCCTCCGGACGCGCCGATCCAGTCCTCATCGGGCGAGACGCACCGAGACGCACTGAGGCGTCCCCACGAAACTCCCTCTTCAGTTCTACTTATGAACAAGTGCTCATGTGATCATAAACAGACAAACGGATTGAAGTGGTGGCCGCAACTAGAATCGTCGGTAGCGGCTCAACAAGTAGTGAGTCTTTCTGTTTGAACTGCGTCGCGTCTGGCCCACCAGCCTGGTCTATCCGATGATCAAAGAGACTTACGAGTGTAGAGAGTGTGGCTCCTCGAACATCGTCAAAAACGGACACAGCGCTAGCGGCTCTCAGCAGTATCACTGCAAGGACTGTGGAGCGCACAAGGTTCTCGATCCAGAGCCGCGAGGCTACTCCGAGGAGGAGAAAGAGAAAATCCTCCGTGCTTACCGCGAGCGCGGGTCAAAGCGGGCAATCAGCCGGATATTCGGCATCAGCCGCAATACATTGACCCGGTGGCTCAAAAAAAGGGACGAGAATCCGATTCAGTAGCCGAAGGGCTCCGGCCTGCTGAGGAAGGCGATGTCCTTGAACTCGATGAATGCTGGACGTATGTCCGAGAGCGGGCGAATAAACGGTGGCTGTGGGTTGCTCTGTGCCGGAGAACCCGGCAGGTCGTGGCATTTGTGATCGGAGACCGTTCGGCCAGAACCTGTGCTCGGCTCTGGAGCCGGATTCCGGAGGAATACCGTCAGGGCAGAAGCTTCAGCGACTTCTGGAAGTCCTATCGCCCAGTGTTTGCGGGCGACCCCAGCCACCGGCAGGTCGGAAAGTCCAGTGGTGAGATGGCCCACGTGGAAAGATTCTTCGGGCGACTGCGCCAGAAGCTGGCCCGGTATGTCCGCCGGACGCGAGCGGCCTCCGAGTCAGAACGGATGCTCCATCTGACGACGAAACTGTTCGTGGAGTGGTACAACGAAGCCATCACTTAACATCTATCCGCTACCGAATCGTCTTCTGGGTGGCGCTCGTCGCCGCAGCCGGACTGGGCGTGACGCTCATTGCTACCCTCGGGGTCAAAACCATCTCCATCTGGCCGCCGCCGGGGCGCCAGGCGTGGCAGTATCGGCTCGTGTGGACACTCTTCGCTGTGGCCTGCGTCGGCTTTCTTGTCGTGGGCGGAATCGACGCCGGGAGTCTGGGGCTTGCCCGATGGGTGGGCGAGGCCGGAACGATCATCCTCGGCAGCATGCTCGTCGTGGGGGGCACCGCGTTGGCCAGCTACGCGATGGGGCGACTGGGGCTGCGTGGGTGCCTCGGGCTAAACGCGGAGCTCGTCACGGACGGGCCATTCGCCGTGAGCCGAAATCCCGGCTACGTAGGGGACCTCATTCTAATCGCTGGATACGTGCTCCTCACCGACTCGGGCCTGGCAGGCATCGTGGGGGGGATTGGAGCCGTCTGGTTTCTCCTGGCGCCGTTGGCCGAAGAGCCATGGCTGGAGGAGCAGTACGGGGAGTCCTATCGACGTTACCGGCAGCGGTGTCCTCGTTTTCTCGGGGGAGCGTCGGTTCGACTGCTCTCCTCGGAAACAGCCTGATAAGGCCGCTTCGCTCATCAATTCGTGCACAGTCCGTCCTCATCCGCCGTGGCCGAACAGGTTCAACTCGATCTCCCCGTCGTACTCCCACGCGTCCCCGACGCGACGGACGCGTGCGTCGGTCGCCTCACGGACCGCCTCCGTGGGCAGCCGGGCGTAAGCAGGGCCCACGTGGTCCCCGCCACGAACGGCGCCCCGGACCGCCTCTGCGTGCACTACGACCCCGATACGATTGCGCGCTCTCGCATCCGGCGGCGCGTGCGGAGTGTCGGCGCGGACCTGACCGACCGGTACGGGCACCTCTCCTGGGCCGTTGAGGGAATCTCACGTCCCCGGCGCGCCCGGACCATCGCCAAGCGGCTGCGCCAAATCAATGGCGTGGTGGAGGCGGAGGCGCGTGCCGCCGAGCAGGTCCGCGTAGAGTACGACCGGTCGTCGACGAGTGCGGAGGAGATCCGCGACGTGCTCCGGTCGATGAACGTGCGGCCGCAGGGCGATCGGCTGGCGGCGCAGGGGCTGGCGGCAGAGGCCGGCCGTGGAGACCGCGAGGAAGAACACGACCACGACCATGGTGGGATCTTCGGCGAGAAGACGGAACTGATCGTTGCCGTCGCGGCCGGCGTGTGCGTGGCCCTGGGCGTTGGGCTCTCCGTCGTGGGCGGCACGCCCGGATGGGTCCCCTGGGGACTGTATGTCGGAGCCTACGCCCTTGGCGGGTACCACACCGTGCGGGAGGCGGTCGAGACGCTCCGGGCCGGCGAGTTTGAAGTAGATTTCCTCATGCTGGTGGCCGCGGGGGGAGCGGCGGTGCTCGGGAAATGGCTGGAGGGGGCGTTTCTGCTGTTTCTCTTCTCCCTCGGCCACGCGCTGGAGCACTACGCGATGCGCCGCGCCCGCCGGGCCATCGAGTCGCTCGCCGACCTGGCCCCAGACACCGCGCTCGTCCGCCGCGACGGAGAAGAACGAGAGGTTTCCGTCGATCAGCTGCGGGTGGGAGACACAGTCATCGTGAAGCCGAACGAGCGCATTCCGGCGGACGGATTCGTTACCCAGGGCGAGAGCGCCGTCAACCAGGCCCCGGTGACTGGCGAGAGCGTGCCGGTGGACAAGACACCCGTTGAAACCCCGGCGGCCGTGCGGGACCCGACGACCCTAGACGCGGCCCACCGCGTTTACGCCGGCACGATCAACGGGAGCGGCGTGCTGGAGGTACGCGTCACGAAGCGGGCGGGCGAGTCGACCCTTTCACGAGTCGTACAGATGGTCACGGAGGCGGAAGCCGAGAAGTCCCCGACCGAACGCTTCACCGACCGGTTTGAGCGGGTCTTCGTGCCGGCCGTCCTCGGGCTGGTGGGGCTTCTTCTCTTTGCCTGGGTGCCCCTCGGCGAGCCCGTTGCCGACAGCTTCTACCGCGCCATGGCTGTGCTCGTGGCCGCCAGTCCGTGCGCCCTCGCCATCGCCACGCCGAGTGCCGTGCTGAGTGCCCTGGCCCGGGCCGGGCAGGGGGGCGTGCTCGTGAAGGGGGGCGGCCCGCTCGAACACCTCGGCCGACTCGGCGCCGTCGCGTTCGACAAGACGGGCACCCTCACGGAGGGGGCGCCCCGCGTCACGGACGTGCGTCCCCACAACGGAACGTCCGAAGAAGACCTTCTCCGGGCCGCCGTCGCCGCCGAACGGCTCAGCGACCACCCGCTGGCGGAGGCGGTGGTCCAGTACGGGGACGAACACCTCGAGGGCCGCCCGCCCGAAGACGCGGCGGAAATGAAGGGCATCACGGGCCGGGGCATTCGGGCCTCTGTGGGAGGGCGTCCCGTGCACGTCGGGAACGCGGCCCTTTTCGACGAGGTCGGCGGCCCACCGCCCCCGGACCCGCTCCGCGACGAGGTGGAGGCGCTGGAGGCCGATGGGCGAACGACGATGATTGTCCGTCGCGGGGACACCTACCTCGGCGTGGTGGGCCTCGCCGATGCGCCCCGTCCAGAGGCCGCGGGCGTGGTGGAGCAGCTGCGCCGCGCGGGCATCCG is part of the Salinibacter ruber DSM 13855 genome and encodes:
- a CDS encoding tetratricopeptide repeat protein, which produces MSADRLEQLKTFHEEDPEDPFTRYALAQEHLKHDNASRALALFEELVETDPDYVGTYYHLGKLYERLDRTDDAIDTYAQGIEVAREEGTQKDLSELQDAKLKAEGVGFD
- a CDS encoding TolB family protein; the encoded protein is MSRVRSWILVVGVLVGAVGGCAEPQDGRGPATADSIAATAPGTDVVGAPLDASGDTLRMGRPTPVTTRPGYDNQPAFLPDGSGLVWTAIHDGQADVYRKIEDEGGPAPVTDTPESEFSPTPRPGGALTLVRVEADGRQRLWRYRADGTPDAPVLPDADSVGYHAWLDSSRVALFVLGAPPTLHVANVKSGTDTVVARRIGRSLQSVPGRADVSFVQVGPDSSVAIHRLDGASLTTRRLTEAPTNAPTGDHAWTPGGHLLMTTEDSLVAWRRGRADWRPVAALDTMDVSRLAVSPSGDRLAMVAAE
- the htpX gene encoding zinc metalloprotease HtpX gives rise to the protein MNTFRTTALMAVMIVLFALIGQALGGTGGMLLAFLIAVGMNGVSYWYSSSIVLRMYGAEEVSRAEAPELHDLVDRLRRRADLPMPKVCIIPQDQPNAFATGRNPDNAVVAVTKGIMDVLDRDELAGVIAHELAHIKNRDMLTSTVAATLAGAITMLSRFALFFGGRDNNFLVSLLMMILAPMAAMLIQSAISRSREYAADREGAEIAKNPLGLASALRSMERAAEHRPMPANQTTSHMFIVNPFSGGLSGIKRLFSTHPPTEERIARLEEMAGRAQ
- a CDS encoding CPBP family glutamic-type intramembrane protease produces the protein MPSWHAYHRATRSATYGFLSALPLFVLYETMIVLVNLDATRPVRVEAGVWIKELLMMTGASGGLGLALLVAGGGGAAYLLDRHRDIPLRSRYFVGLVGESAAYAVGVALVVSSAVGALFAAIPPADGALWTQLALSIGAGLYEELVFRVLLVGGLFLLFRALMETSTRVYLVAALLGAALFSGAHYVGPLGDPFALPSFVFRFLFGLALNALFLARGFGVAAWTHALYDVMVVMGMLG
- a CDS encoding cytochrome-c peroxidase, whose product is MRDGLLLGGTLLVLIAVVIWDFRSSPDLSDPESLRKVYTSDPSDWPEPTVEDSIQWKALGALPDSPYRNVDSLESLTTLGKKLFFDPRLSSSNQISCSSCHDPARGWSNARPTAVGHDHQTGKRNVPSLLNIWAMDPLFWDGREDSLAAQYIHAVSDSIEMNQDPDALPGKLAAIPGYNALFARAFADSSVTLGRIGRALAQFQRTIVSRESDFDRFVQGEEQALSDEALRGLHLFRTKARCMNCHHGRRFTDQKFHNLGLHYYGRKREDLGRYNVTGDPDDMGKFRTPSLRDVAYTGPWFHNGLVNDLEHAINMYEHGMARPEPRPGMEDDPHYPVTSPLLKELDLTRAETDALVAFLHSISERPRRVRRPELPQ
- a CDS encoding TPM domain-containing protein, encoding MLSRFRSVLLLGAALSLFAAALAPTAAAQRYDFPPKPSGPVLDQGSMLSGGEERALARKLAAYEDTSSTAVVVVTLSSLDGAPVDDYAISLGRDWGVGQEGKDNGVVVLVSKNDRKMFIATGYGVEGALPDAIANRIVERVITPAFRNGDFYAGLDRGTDAIIRATAGEYTATEEAVASSSDDGGVSTTLIYIFLIFAYFIGSSLWRGGGGNKKGAKTSTRRRGDLPIFIWGGGGSHGGGGFGGGGGVGGGGGFGGFGGGSFGGGGAGGSW
- a CDS encoding LemA family protein gives rise to the protein MRSKGAITLVVLVVVLGFVGCGATSSYNSLVQSDEQVREAWSNLQATYQRRADLIPNLVETVQGAADFEQETLQSVTEARAKATSVQVSAEDLDNPQRLRQFQEAQSALGKSLGRLLAVSENYPKLQATQSFSDLQAQLEGTENRITVARRDYNSTVRRYNTQVRSFPTVVFASLMGFKPKTPFEAEAGAEEAPDVDFGSDS
- a CDS encoding LysM peptidoglycan-binding domain-containing protein; protein product: MRSAVLMLGVLLTLAGTAPAGHAQAPSDSTYTVRSGDTLYSIAQQAGVSVAALQRWNDLEGTALQIGQTLRLRPPRPEDRTEASVDTTEARPDSTAADSPLPDTAVSDTAVSDTVVSDTTVSDTVAVGTSDPDSPAVDSVTAPPVYGRHVAADGDSFVTLALRLGTTADTLSALNDRTAAPLAAGETLRLPKRFAPPAHVVASGETLYSIAGEYGVSARALRTANGLDTTALEPGRRLRLPGREAPEVPPPGDWAAPDSTGAVAVYPDAFAGRLTASGTPYDPDALVVSHPSLPYNSVVLLSRPDVGRHTFARVLDRGPIEAGTLLDVSAAVADRLGLDADATPTVELRTVWIGDQK
- a CDS encoding SCO family protein, which translates into the protein MIQNRLAVFGGGLFAFFLAAGALLLYLFGTDTYTVDGRVAGIQNEGRTLVVEHEKIPGYMPPMIMPLPVADSSMTAPLEKGDAVQFRLAVGDSASIIALRTLPDTAVARNPARTTTPIKSAADGGTQMLQQGDRVPAGLTLTNQAGESFRIGDYRGQTLVLTFIYTRCPLPTYCPLMSKQFAALQPQLRERYGEEAQLLSISFDPAYDTPQVLREYASKYTDRLDTWTFATGDSSQVERATGLFGVHAQKTGSEEITHNLTTALIGSEGHVRRLWRGNDWTPEDVRQAVAQVAEAS